The Acinetobacter chinensis genomic sequence TTTAAAGGCTTTTTTATACTCCGACGGATTACTTCGGAAAGAATTTTGGTGGAGGTGGCGGGAGTTGAACCCGCGTCCGCCAGCACTACGCTCGAGAATACTACATGCTTAGATATCGTCTATTGTTTTAACTCTTTGTGACCCGACGAACAGGGTACAAATCGCGATCCTCTTAATTTAGTACAAAACCCCGAGGCCTGGTTTTATACGGACTTGTGTGCGTGCGCTTCAGTCGGGCTCTCTAACCACAAGTATTCGGAGAGACGGACAAGCTGCCCTTAGGCAGCTAGAGCGTATGATTCGTCGTTTGCGACTAAAAAATGCAAATTTGATTTACGAGAGAAAATGCGCTCTCGACATGCATCTATGAGTTTCATCACCAGCGTCGAAGCCAGAAACACCCCCAAATTACCACGCAATTATAGCATAACTGTTGCAAACTATGTGGATAATTCACTACATTTACAGAACTTCATGCGCTTAATGACATCATTGCGTTACCATCTGTTTTTTTCAAGGGTTAATTATAAAAAATATGAGCTATTTACTCGCACTTGATCAAGGAACGACCTCCAGTCGGGCAATTATCTTCGATGAACACGGAAAAGTTCATGCAACAGCTCAAAGAGAGATCCAGATTAAAACTCCACATTCAGGCTGGGTGGAGCAGGATGCTCAGGAAATCTGGTCCACCCAAATTGCGGTTGTTCAGCAAGCCCTCGCTTCCGCTCATATTCTTGCCAGAGACATCAAAGCACTTGGACTGACCAATCAAAGAGAAACCACTGTTGTCTGGGACAGACGTACAGGGCATCCGCTTGCACCGGCTATTGTCTGGCAGGACCGTCGGGCGGCAGAATGGTGTAACAGTCTGATTGAACAGCATCATTTTGAACAGATTCATCAGATTACAGGTCTGCGTATTGACCCTTATTTCAGCGCAGGAAAACTGGTCTGGTTACTGGATCACACAGAGGGTTTAAGAGAACTGTCCGAACAGGGGCATGTCGCATTTGGCACTATAGACAGCTGGCTGATCTGGAATCTGACCCAGGGGGCTGAGCATGTCATTGAGGCAAGTAATGCTTCGCGCACGATGCTCATGAATCTGAAAACTCAGCAATGGGATGAGTCCCTGCTTGACCTGTTCAACATCCCTGCTTCAGTCTTACCAAAAATCCAGCCCTCTGATACGCATATTGCCAATACAGCACCAGGTTTACTTGGTGCTGAGATTCCTATTGCGGGGGTTATGGGAGACCAGCAATCTGCCCTGTTTGGTCAGTCCTGTTTTGAGCCAGGAACAGCAAAAAACACCTATGGTACAGGTTGTTTTATGTTGTTCAATACAGGATCAGACCTGCAATACAGTCATAACCAGCTGTTAAGTACCCTGGCATGGAACTGTCAGCAACAATCCTGTTTTGCCCTTGAGGGCAGTGTTTTTATGGCAGGTGCGATTGTCCAATGGCTCAGAGATGGTCTGGGCATTATTAAAAACAGCGCTGAAGTCGAAAAACTGGCGTGTCAGGTCAATGATACAGATGGTGTGGTTTTAGTCCCAGCATTTACAGGACTGGGTGCGCCTCACTGGGACAGTGATGCCCGTGCCCTGCTCTGCGGTATGTCACGTGGGACAAATAAATCACACATTGCCCGCG encodes the following:
- the glpK gene encoding glycerol kinase GlpK, which gives rise to MSYLLALDQGTTSSRAIIFDEHGKVHATAQREIQIKTPHSGWVEQDAQEIWSTQIAVVQQALASAHILARDIKALGLTNQRETTVVWDRRTGHPLAPAIVWQDRRAAEWCNSLIEQHHFEQIHQITGLRIDPYFSAGKLVWLLDHTEGLRELSEQGHVAFGTIDSWLIWNLTQGAEHVIEASNASRTMLMNLKTQQWDESLLDLFNIPASVLPKIQPSDTHIANTAPGLLGAEIPIAGVMGDQQSALFGQSCFEPGTAKNTYGTGCFMLFNTGSDLQYSHNQLLSTLAWNCQQQSCFALEGSVFMAGAIVQWLRDGLGIIKNSAEVEKLACQVNDTDGVVLVPAFTGLGAPHWDSDARALLCGMSRGTNKSHIARAALESIAFQVSDVLTAMQSDINKPLKQLRVDGGASQNDMLMQFQADILNVPVLRPELLESTAWGAAAMAGLKMGVFNNLHEISESWQLDRAFEPNMSEDQRQMHLQQWNSALNRAKSSY